A stretch of the Gracilinanus agilis isolate LMUSP501 chromosome 4, AgileGrace, whole genome shotgun sequence genome encodes the following:
- the LOC123247351 gene encoding 60S ribosomal protein L18a-like has product MKAPCTLREYKVVGRCLPTPKSPVPPLYQMWIFALNHVVAKSRFWYYVSQLKKMKKSSREIVYCGRVFEKSPLRVKNFGIWLRFDSRSRTHNMYREYRDLTTAGAVTQCYRDMGARHCAWAHSIQIMKVEEIPASKCRQPAVKQFHNSKIKFPLPHRVLRHQHKAHFTAKRPNTFF; this is encoded by the coding sequence ATGAAGGCCCCGTGCACCCTGAGAGAGTATAAGGTAGTTGGACGATGCCTCCCTACTCCCAAGAGCCCAGTTCCACCTCTTTATCAAATGTGGATCTTTGCTCTTAATCATGTGGTAGCAAAGTCCAGGTTCTGGTACTACGTTTCCCAgctaaagaagatgaagaagtcTTCTCGAGAAATCGTTTATTGTGGACGAGTCTTTGAAAAGTCCCCTCTTAGGGTGAAAAACTTTGGCATCTGGCTGCGCTTTGATTCCAGGAGTAGGACCCACAACATGTACAGGGAGTACAGGGACCTGACTACTGCCGGTGCTGTCACTCAATGCTATCGAGATATGGGAGCCCGTCACTGTGCCTGGGCCCACTCCATCCAGATCATGAAAGTGGAAGAAATTCCTGCCAGCAAGTGCCGCCAACCTGCAGTCAAGCAGTTCCACAACTCCAAAATCAAGTTCCCTCTGCCCCACAGAGTTCTGCGCCACCAGCACAAAGCACATTTTACTGCTAAGAGGCCCAACACTTTCTTCTAA